A genome region from Anopheles stephensi strain Indian chromosome 2, UCI_ANSTEP_V1.0, whole genome shotgun sequence includes the following:
- the LOC118504460 gene encoding uncharacterized protein LOC118504460, with protein sequence MLAAATLDVPEFKYSLGRCLLANIKSNQQQMNISIDCLNDRITQTYVRRFDAYEVFMLHKFSNYSNGARSFELFVCMSKPYRQGWIVVNQEPKFVDGPTISSTRLTFDEECACNFRFDFKIFYTNSTVGKRGRKQAEAYMWKTKPYVVATGVAIFALIILVLCVVCSYF encoded by the coding sequence ATGCTTGCAGCTGCTACGCTAGATGTACCGGAGTTTAAATATTCACTAGGACGGTGCCTGCTGGCAAACATAAAATCTAACCAGCAGCAAATGAACATCAGCATCGACTGTTTAAACGATCGTATCACTCAAACGTATGTGCGAAGGTTTGATGCTTACGAAGTATTCATGTTACACAAATTTTCAAACTACAGCAATGGAGCCCGTTCATTCGaactgtttgtgtgtatgagtAAGCCCTACCGGCAAGGCTGGATAGTGGTGAATCAGGAACCGAAGTTTGTGGATGGGCCAACCATATCTTCGACCCGGTTAACGTTCGACGAAGAATGTGCGTGTAATTTTCGGttcgattttaaaattttctacaCAAACTCGACCGTCGGGAAGCGCGGGCGCAAGCAAGCGGAAGCGTACATGTGGAAAACGAAGCCGTACGTCGTTGCAACGGGTGTAGCTATATTTGCACTGATTATCTTAGTACTGTGTGTCGTTTGTTCTTACTTTTAG
- the LOC118502446 gene encoding uncharacterized protein K02A2.6-like, translated as MDIEYIPTGSFGNADVLSRLIQHHTKPEAEYVIASVELEEDLRDVQVATQADPLLRKVHKYVQDGWPHDDSFGAELARYHNRKESLSTVEGCVLFGERVVIPEKLRSRCLVQLHKGHPGMQRMKAIARSFLYWPMIDDDIMSYVASCGSCSAAAKAPPRATPAAWPTPTGTWRRVHVDYAGPWEGFYFLVVVDAFSKWPEIYKTSSTTTSATISMLRNIFARFGMPETLVSDNGPQFTSSLFEEFCNSNGIDHVTTAPFHPQSNGQAERFVDTLKRALRKIQSDETSLDEALELFLMAYRSTPNAQLSQQKTPAEEMFGRPIRTALELLRPPSSHSLSAPSSISVRRFQPGELVSTKSFHRNSWKWIPGKIVRSCGRVMYDVIADSGRLLRRHINQIRRRVAGSATQKHQIPLDVLLAEWPSFSRHEPTQPASETGRCESSAPPPSSFALTSLAPSAPTDVPVTTSQSLHPPELSNRYKASDV; from the exons ATGGACATCGAGTACATTCCAACAGGCTCATTTGGAAACGCTGATGTGTTATCCCGGCTAATACAACACCACACGAAACCTGAAGCCGAATACGTGATCGCAAGCGTGGAACTAGAGGAGGACTTAAG GGACGTGCAGGTAGCTACACAGGCTGACCCTTTGCTCCGGAAAGTGCACAAGTACGTGCAAGACGGATGGCCACATGACGATTCTTTCGGAGCAGAATTGGCACGGTACCACAATCGGAAGGAATCCCTCTCAACCGTTGAGGGTTGTGTACTTTTCGGGGAGAGAGTGGTCATCCCGGAGAAGCTGCGTTCCCGTTGTTTAGTTCAGTTGCACAAAGGACATCCGGGGATGCAGAGAATGAAAGCCATCGCGCGAAGTTTTCTGTATTGGCCGATGATCGACGACGATATTATGAGCTACGTGGCCTCATGCGGATCTTGTTCGGCAGCCGCAAAAGCACCCCCTCGAGCGACACCAGCGGCATGGCCAACACCAACGGGCACCTGGCGTAGAGTACACGTGGACTACGCTGGGCCATGGGaaggtttttactttttagTCGTTGTTGACGCCTTCTCCAAGTGGCCTGAGATCTACAAAACATCGAGCACAACAACATCCGCCACTATTTCCATGCTACGGAACATTTTCGCTCGCTTCGGTATGCCGGAAACGCTGGTTAGTGACAACGGGCCCCAATTTACAAGCAGCCTGTTTGAGGAGTTTTGCAACAGCAACGGGATCGACCACGTCACTACGGCGCCATTCCACCCACAATCGAATGGTCAGGCGGAGCGTTTTGTCGATACGCTCAAACGAGCGCTGCGGAAGATCCAGAGCGACGAGACATCCCTGGACGAAGCGCTGGAACTTTTCCTCATGGCATACAGATCGACACCAAACGCGCAGTTGAGCCAACAGAAAACTCCTGCTGAGGAAATGTTCGGCCGCCCCATCAGAACAGCACTGGAGCTGTTGCGGCCCCCATCGTCACACTCATTATCTGCTCCCTCCTCTATTTCAGTGCGGAGATTTCAACCAGGCGAGCTCGTTTCTACAAAATCGTTCCACCGAAACTCTTGGAAGTGGATACCTGGAAAGATCGTGCGAAGCTGTGGAAGAGTTATGTATGATGTCATTGCGGACAGCGGACGTTTACTTCGGCGCCACATAAACCAAATAAGGCGACGTGTCGCTGGCAGTGCAACCCAGAAGCATCAGATTCCGCTCGACGTGCTGCTAGCGGAATGGCCTTCGTTTTCCCGACATGAACCGACCCAGCCGGCATCGGAGACAGGCAGGTGCGAATCGTCCGCGCCACCACCGTCATCGTTCGCATTAACATCACTAGCACCGAGCGCCCCGACGGATGTCCCTGTGACGACATCCCAATCGTTACATCCTCCCGAGCTTTCCAACCGTTACAAAG CATCCGATGTGTAG
- the LOC118504461 gene encoding uncharacterized protein K02A2.6-like produces MIKRATIRVSKADLSLLGADLIHLFGLATIPMDNFCNHIRTAEPRSWEKKFPTVFHGTGLCTKAQIHLQLRQDSQPVFRPKRPVAYAMEDAVNKELDRLENLGIITPCDFSDWAAPVVVVRKANGGNRREEPTPAYHQHAPRPVSL; encoded by the exons ATGATCAAGCGAGCAACAATCCGTGTGTCAAAAGCCGATCTGTCGTTGCTCGGGGCTGACCTTATTCATCTTTTCGGTTTGGCTACGATCCCAATGGATAATTTTTGTAATCACATCAGAACAGCGGAACCACGATCATGGGAGAAAAAATTTCCGACAGTTTTTCACGGAACAGGCCTGTGCACCAAAGCGCAAATTCATCTACAGCTGCGACAGGATAGCCAACCAGTATTTCGTCCGAAACGTCCGGTCGCATACGCGATGGAAGATGCCGTAAACAAGGAGCTAGATCGGCTTGAAAATCTGGGGATCATCACACCTTGTGACTTTTCGGATTGGGCTGCACCAGTCGTTGTGGTTCGGAAAGCAAACG GTGGAAATAGAAGAGAAGAGCCGACCCCTGCTTACCATCAACACGCACCGAGGCCTGTATCATTATAA
- the LOC118504463 gene encoding golgin subfamily A member 1 isoform X1, producing the protein MFTSLKNKIREETGNDVAPLSVSRTRRSRPESLTSASSIDELSVLEQKDAELNATRLELQELAGHLSSCREQARTLEEETARLRQTNSALEAKLQASQLQRDLQREEQDKIQNCQQQEISKLKSMLLFREQEAIDRIAHQKNAEQQAESLRQEVNRLRELEPMLENTQDELENLRHSSQCERNSLMSKLAAVEEANRHLKSRVQVLDTRVSLGTTGGSTDEKVQSLLQERDLLEQRLEAAHLHLSDIKTRWSAQNMTLETQVSRLSRQVAEETTEKHNALKVKDELIEKLKQLEFEFEKLRSEITQRDNKIKLMNEEIDELHSTLREAREQHEEEVTFMSSKVDQLQTECTDLRTNLTESEQRLLECLESADRATGTYQGQVAELENAARELNRQLASETQEKMAVLMKNAEMSQQEEILRQELRHEKDESIELHERAMMLQHELDKRLNTVNELRKQVDELMTTNLNLNADLVDKNKVRLRVMSAKKARFIMLSTLQIIKTLNQRLVDMKKTLQEELKGQQNGNNNNNNNGAIGYVGANQPPPSHERSLERSKSFEGKMIAKENGIPKQNGTSSGPVVMDEVNFRYLKHVIIKFLTSREVEARHLIKAVSTLLQLSYEEEKLLQDTLNWKMSWFGSRPGQVTLSTS; encoded by the exons ATGTTCACGTCGCTAAAGAACAAAATTCGCGAAGAAACTGGCAACGATGTAGCACCACTGTCCGTGTCCCGAACGCGCCGCAGCCGGCCCGAATCACTCACCAGTGCCAGCTCGATCGACGAGCTAAGCGTGCTGGAGCAGAAGGATGCCGAGCTGAACGCAACCAGGCTCGAGCTGCAGGAGCTTGCCGGTCATTTGAGCAGCTGCCGGGAGCAGGCACGCACCCTGGAGGAGGAAACCGCACGGCTGCGGCAAACGAACAGTGCGCTCGAAGCGAAACTGCAAGCCAGCCAGCTGCAGCGGGATCTGCAGCGCGAAGAGCAAGACAAGATACAGAACTGCCAGCAGCAGGAAATATCGAAGCTAAAGAGTATGCTACTGTTTCGCGAGCAGGAAGCTATCGACCGGATAGCGCACCAGAAGAATGCCGAACAGCAGGCCGAAAGTCTCCGGCAGGAAGTGAACCGCCTGCGCGAGCTCGAACCGATGCTGGAAAACACACAGGACGAGCTGGAAAATTTGCGCCATTCGTCGCAATGCGAACGGAACAGTCTGATGTCAAAGTTGGCCGCGGTCGAGGAAGCGAACCGGCACCTGAAAAGCCGCGTCCAGGTGCTGGATACGCGCGTCTCACTCGGCACCACCGGTGGCAGTACGGATGAGAAGGTGCAGAGTTTGCTGCAGGAGCGTGATCTGCTCGAACAGCGGCTAGAGGCGGCCCATCTGCATCTGTCCGACATTAAGACACGCTGGAGCGCACAGAACATGACGCTCGAGACGCAGGTAAGCCGTTTGTCGCGCCAGGTCGCGGAGGAAACCACCGAAAAGCATAATGCGCTCAAGGTAAAGGATGAGCTGATCGAGAAGCTGAAGCAGCTAGAGTTCGAGTTCGAGAAGCTGCGGTCGGAAATAACGCAACGTGACAATAAG ATCAAGCTTATGAATGAAGAAATCGATGAATTGCATTCTACCCTGCGTGAGGCACGTGAGCAGCATGAGGAGGAGGTCACGTTCATGAGCAGCAAAGTA GATCAACTGCAAACCGAATGTACCGACCTGCGTACGAACCTCACCGAATCGGAACAGCGACTGCTGGAGTGTTTGGAGAGTGCCGACCGCGCAACCGGTACCTATCAGGGCCAGGTGGCCGAGCTGGAGAATGCCGCGCGGGAACTTAATCGTCAACTGGCAag CGAAACTCAGGAGAAAATGGCTGTACTGATGAAGAACGCAGAAATGTCACAGCAGGAGGAAATTTTACGCCAGGAATTGCGACACGAGAAAGATGAATCGATCGAGCTTCATGAACGTGCTATGATGCTGCAGCATGAACTAGATAAACG CCTAAATACGGTCAACGAGCTGAGAAAACAGGTGGACGAACTGATGACCACGAATCTCAATCTGAACGCTGATCTGGTAGACAAGAACAAGGTTCGTTTGCGCGTGATGAGCGCCAAGAAAGCCCGCTTTATAATGCTCTCTACTTTGCAGATTATAAAAACACTAAACCAACGTCTCGTCGATATGAAGAAAACGCTCCAGGAGGAGCTTAAGGGTCAACAGAATggcaacaataataataacaacaatGGCGCCATCGGCTACGTTGGCGcaaatcaaccaccaccatcccacGAACGATCGCTGGAACGATCGAAAAGCTTTGAAGGGAAAATGATAGCGAAGGAGAACGGAATCCCGAAGCAAAACGGTACCAGCAGTGGGCCCGTAGTGATGGATGAGGTGAACTTTCGCTATCTGAAGCATGTGATAATCAAATTTCTTACTAGTCGAGAG GTTGAAGCACGACACTTAATAAAAGCCGTCTCAACGCTGCTGCAGCTTAGCTACGAGGAGGAGAAACTGCTTCAGGACACGCTTAACTGGAAGATGAGCTGGTTCGGCAGCCGACCGGGACAGGTAACGCTGTCGACCAGCTAA
- the LOC118504463 gene encoding golgin subfamily A member 1 isoform X2: MFTSLKNKIREETGNDVAPLSVSRTRRSRPESLTSASSIDELSVLEQKDAELNATRLELQELAGHLSSCREQARTLEEETARLRQTNSALEAKLQASQLQRDLQREEQDKIQNCQQQEISKLKSMLLFREQEAIDRIAHQKNAEQQAESLRQEVNRLRELEPMLENTQDELENLRHSSQCERNSLMSKLAAVEEANRHLKSRVQVLDTRVSLGTTGGSTDEKVQSLLQERDLLEQRLEAAHLHLSDIKTRWSAQNMTLETQVSRLSRQVAEETTEKHNALKVKDELIEKLKQLEFEFEKLRSEITQRDNKIKLMNEEIDELHSTLREAREQHEEEVTFMSSKVDQLQTECTDLRTNLTESEQRLLECLESADRATGTYQGQVAELENAARELNRQLASETQEKMAVLMKNAEMSQQEEILRQELRHEKDESIELHERAMMLQHELDKRLNTVNELRKQVDELMTTNLNLNADLVDKNKIIKTLNQRLVDMKKTLQEELKGQQNGNNNNNNNGAIGYVGANQPPPSHERSLERSKSFEGKMIAKENGIPKQNGTSSGPVVMDEVNFRYLKHVIIKFLTSREVEARHLIKAVSTLLQLSYEEEKLLQDTLNWKMSWFGSRPGQVTLSTS, from the exons ATGTTCACGTCGCTAAAGAACAAAATTCGCGAAGAAACTGGCAACGATGTAGCACCACTGTCCGTGTCCCGAACGCGCCGCAGCCGGCCCGAATCACTCACCAGTGCCAGCTCGATCGACGAGCTAAGCGTGCTGGAGCAGAAGGATGCCGAGCTGAACGCAACCAGGCTCGAGCTGCAGGAGCTTGCCGGTCATTTGAGCAGCTGCCGGGAGCAGGCACGCACCCTGGAGGAGGAAACCGCACGGCTGCGGCAAACGAACAGTGCGCTCGAAGCGAAACTGCAAGCCAGCCAGCTGCAGCGGGATCTGCAGCGCGAAGAGCAAGACAAGATACAGAACTGCCAGCAGCAGGAAATATCGAAGCTAAAGAGTATGCTACTGTTTCGCGAGCAGGAAGCTATCGACCGGATAGCGCACCAGAAGAATGCCGAACAGCAGGCCGAAAGTCTCCGGCAGGAAGTGAACCGCCTGCGCGAGCTCGAACCGATGCTGGAAAACACACAGGACGAGCTGGAAAATTTGCGCCATTCGTCGCAATGCGAACGGAACAGTCTGATGTCAAAGTTGGCCGCGGTCGAGGAAGCGAACCGGCACCTGAAAAGCCGCGTCCAGGTGCTGGATACGCGCGTCTCACTCGGCACCACCGGTGGCAGTACGGATGAGAAGGTGCAGAGTTTGCTGCAGGAGCGTGATCTGCTCGAACAGCGGCTAGAGGCGGCCCATCTGCATCTGTCCGACATTAAGACACGCTGGAGCGCACAGAACATGACGCTCGAGACGCAGGTAAGCCGTTTGTCGCGCCAGGTCGCGGAGGAAACCACCGAAAAGCATAATGCGCTCAAGGTAAAGGATGAGCTGATCGAGAAGCTGAAGCAGCTAGAGTTCGAGTTCGAGAAGCTGCGGTCGGAAATAACGCAACGTGACAATAAG ATCAAGCTTATGAATGAAGAAATCGATGAATTGCATTCTACCCTGCGTGAGGCACGTGAGCAGCATGAGGAGGAGGTCACGTTCATGAGCAGCAAAGTA GATCAACTGCAAACCGAATGTACCGACCTGCGTACGAACCTCACCGAATCGGAACAGCGACTGCTGGAGTGTTTGGAGAGTGCCGACCGCGCAACCGGTACCTATCAGGGCCAGGTGGCCGAGCTGGAGAATGCCGCGCGGGAACTTAATCGTCAACTGGCAag CGAAACTCAGGAGAAAATGGCTGTACTGATGAAGAACGCAGAAATGTCACAGCAGGAGGAAATTTTACGCCAGGAATTGCGACACGAGAAAGATGAATCGATCGAGCTTCATGAACGTGCTATGATGCTGCAGCATGAACTAGATAAACG CCTAAATACGGTCAACGAGCTGAGAAAACAGGTGGACGAACTGATGACCACGAATCTCAATCTGAACGCTGATCTGGTAGACAAGAACAAG ATTATAAAAACACTAAACCAACGTCTCGTCGATATGAAGAAAACGCTCCAGGAGGAGCTTAAGGGTCAACAGAATggcaacaataataataacaacaatGGCGCCATCGGCTACGTTGGCGcaaatcaaccaccaccatcccacGAACGATCGCTGGAACGATCGAAAAGCTTTGAAGGGAAAATGATAGCGAAGGAGAACGGAATCCCGAAGCAAAACGGTACCAGCAGTGGGCCCGTAGTGATGGATGAGGTGAACTTTCGCTATCTGAAGCATGTGATAATCAAATTTCTTACTAGTCGAGAG GTTGAAGCACGACACTTAATAAAAGCCGTCTCAACGCTGCTGCAGCTTAGCTACGAGGAGGAGAAACTGCTTCAGGACACGCTTAACTGGAAGATGAGCTGGTTCGGCAGCCGACCGGGACAGGTAACGCTGTCGACCAGCTAA
- the LOC118504464 gene encoding pancreatic triacylglycerol lipase-like → MQWYTVSCFLVVALIANGFAIDQRNWQLAPDGNGRLHLINTNPYDLPESDHNVAPRFVPQQDIIFRLFTRANPTQPQILQLNNPGSLTGSNFNPSHPTRFTIHGWNNDGSHFMNVGIRDAYFQVGDFNVITVDWGVGAINPNYITARNYVGPVGNMVSQLIDQLIASAGANPDNIYIIGYSLGAHAAGSAGKAQNGRINSIIALDPAGPLFAFGQNDAVSPADGRYVETIMTNAGLLGINTPLGQANFYPNGGRTQPGCGADIGGSCAHDRAPMFFAESITTSTPFRAMRCVDHGQILGGSCTSSGPDANMGGQPSNFGRVVQGVYYLQTNAASPFARG, encoded by the exons ATGCAGTGGTACACCGTCAGCTGTTTCCTTGTGGTGGCATTAATTGCCAATG GTTTCGCCATTGACCAGCGTAACTGGCAGCTGGCTCCCGATGGCAATGGTAGGCTGCATCTGATCAACACCAATCCTTACGATCTTCCCGAATCGGACCACAATGTTGCGCCACGCTTCGTACCCCAGCAGGACATCATTTTCCGGCTGTTTACCCGTGCGAATCCAACGCAGCCACAAATTCTGCAACTTAACAACCCCGGTTCCCTGACCGGTTCGAACTTCAATCCGTCCCATCCGACGCGCTTCACCATTCACGGCTGGAATAATGATGGATCGCACTTTATGAATGTCGGCATCCGGGACGCATACTTCCAGGTGGGTGACTTTAACGTGATCACCGTCGATTGGGGTGTGGGTGCGATCAACCCGAACTACATAACGGCGCGCAACTACGTGGGACCGGTCGGAAATATGGTTTCGCAGCTGATCGACCAGCTAATCGCGAGTGCCGGAGCGAACCCGGACAATATCTACATCATCGGGTACAGTTTGGGTGCTCACGCAGCCGGTAGCGCCGGAAAGGCACAGAACGGACGTATCAACTCGATTATTGCACTGGACCCTGCCGGGCCGCTGTTTGCCTTCGGGCAGAACGATGCCGTCTCTCCCGCGGATGGACGGTACGTTGAAACGATTATGACAAACGCCGGCTTGCTTGGCATCAATACGCCGCTTGGACAGGCCAACTTTTACCCCAACGGTGGACGCACGCAACCAGGCTGTGGGGCAGACATTGGTGGCAGCTGTGCACATGATCGGGCACCAATGTTTTTTGCCGAATCGATCACCACTAGCACACCGTTCCGTGCGATGCGCTGCGTAGACCATGGACAAATTTTGGGCGGTAGCTGCACTTCCTCCGGACCGGACGCCAACATGGGTGGCCAGCCGTCGAACTTTGGTCGTGTCGTGCAGGGTGTCTACTATCTGCAAACCAACGCTGCATCGCCGTTCGCTCGCGGCTAA